The Acidobacteriota bacterium genome contains the following window.
ATATCCAGGCCCACTGCCACGCGGCGGTGTTCGGCTTCCGGGCGCTGCCCCGCGGGCGCCTTGACTTGGGTAATACCGTCCGGGAGCTGTGCGAGGAAGAACGCGTGCTCGATCTGCTCCACCTGGTCCGGGATCATCGGGAGATCGTCGGTGTCGGCGACAGCCTGTTCACGCGCGGCGTGATCTGGGCCGGCAGCCTGGACATCGCTGCGGAAGGCGGCGCGCCATGAGCCTGCTCATCAGCGCGGCAACCATCGGTTTCTTCCTTGCCTTGATGGTGCTGGGCGTGTACGTCACGTTCCGGCTGTTCGATTTCTGCGACCTCACCACCGACGGGTCCTTCGCCTTGGGGGCGGCGGTGACCGCCGTCCTCCTGACGGCGGGCGTCCACCCGGCGTGGGCCACCCTGGCCGGCGCAGCCGCCGGCTGTGCCGCCGGCGCACTGACCGGACTGCTGCACGCGCGGATGGGCATCCACGGCCTGCTCGCCGGCATTCTGGTCATGACCGCGCTGTACTCCGTCAACCTGCACATCATGGGCAAGAGCAACGTGCCGCTGCTGTCGACCCCGACGCTGATCACCCTGACCGAGGAATTCGCCGCGCGCCGCTTGGGCATACCGGAGAATGTCATGCTGCTCGGCTGGACCGTCGCCCTGCGCGATGTGGCGGGGCTGGTGTTGGGCGCGGGCGTGGTGACGGCGTCACTCCTGCTGGCGTTCATGTTCTTCCGCACCGACCTCGGCACGGCCATGCGGGCCACCGGCGACAATCCGGTCATGGTCCGGGCCCTGGGGGCGGACACCCGAAACCTGCTGTTGGCCGGCGTGGCGATCGCCAACGGCCTGGTGGCGCTGTCCGGGGCGTTG
Protein-coding sequences here:
- a CDS encoding ABC transporter permease, which encodes MSLLISAATIGFFLALMVLGVYVTFRLFDFCDLTTDGSFALGAAVTAVLLTAGVHPAWATLAGAAAGCAAGALTGLLHARMGIHGLLAGILVMTALYSVNLHIMGKSNVPLLSTPTLITLTEEFAARRLGIPENVMLLGWTVALRDVAGLVLGAGVVTASLLLAFMFFRTDLGTAMRATGDNPVMVRALGADTRNLLLAGVAIANGLVALSGALLAQYQGFADVQMGLGMLVWGLASVIIGEALVRTRRLGLALVGVVMGSILFRLLVAIALRWGLEPNDLKLITAIFVLGALFLPGLLARLIRRKRAAEHA